The Maylandia zebra isolate NMK-2024a linkage group LG7, Mzebra_GT3a, whole genome shotgun sequence genome contains a region encoding:
- the nfkbil1 gene encoding NF-kappa-B inhibitor-like protein 1, giving the protein MVSRKQTRVWKYVNDGSLMKLKSYLRKHTDLDVNFSQGKRQRSPLHLACCQGDDAVLRLLLKHGADVLQRDRKGDTALHVAANRALKHGKTAFDDLVVPLRKRCPEALNVQNRAGVTPQDLLNWMKHPEAEENMSHPREADPEKEFLEKLFDECEDEFYETFGVYDADDFLPVDDDEEDFGDWADRIRKEYYDKKHTQAQRLAASSSGWKRSKSKREMEEEERSRKELHKRLQKEHEEYLARAARKEEETQRGKKRQYDERCAATFQGGASAGSTKLSFGDIPWPAPRGTVQEMIEVMLHGVDRKDVPAFRKALRKQQALWHPDKFAQRCEARLEEKDKQKILDTVTALSQELNRLAQSLKT; this is encoded by the exons ATGGTGTCCCGCAAACAGACGCGGGTGTGGAAGTACGTGAACGACGGCAGTTTGATGAAACTGAAATCATACCTACGGAAACACACGGATCTGGACGTGAACTTTTCCCAGGGTAAGAGGCAGAGGAGCCCGCTGCACCTGGCCTGCTGTCAGGGGGACGATGCTGTTCTGCGGCTTCTGCTGAAACACGGAGCCGATGTTCTCCAGAGGGACCGCAAAGGGGACACGGCACTACACGTCGCGGCCAATAGAGCTCTTAAACACGGAAAAACGG CGTTTGATGACCTGGTGGTGCCTCTGAGAAAGCGCTGCCCTGAAGCCCTAAACGTCCAAAACAGAGCCGGAGTCACACCGCAAGACCTGCTGAACTGGATGAAACATCCAGAG GCTGAAGAAAACATGAGCCATCCACGTGAAGCAGACCCTGAGAAGGAATTCCTGGAGAAGCTGTTTGACGAATGCGAGGATGAATTTTATGAAACCTTTGGAGTATATGATG CTGATGACTTTCTTCCCGTTGATGATGACGAGGAAGACTTTGGGGACTGGGCTGATCGCATCCGGAAGGAATACTATGATAAAAAACACACCCAGGCCCAGAGACTCGCGGCCTCATCTTCTGGGTGGAAAAGAAGCAAGAGTAAACGAGAGATGGAGGAAGAAGAGCGAAGCCGCAAGGAGCTGCACAAAAGGCTGCAGAAGGAGCACGAAGAATATCTGGCTCGTGCAGCTCGCAAAGAGGAGGAGACTCAGCGTGGCAAGAAGCGGCAGTACGATGAGAGGTGCGCGGCGACCTTTCAGGGTGGCGCCTCGGCAGGCAGCACGAAGCTGAGCTTCGGTGACATCCCCTGGCCGGCTCCGAGAGGTACGGTCCAGGAGATGATCGAGGTCATGCTGCATGGTGTGGACCGAAAGGACGTACCGGCGTTTCGCAAAGCGCTTCGAAAGCAGCAAGCGCTGTGGCACCCCGATAAATTCGCGCAGCGATGTGAAGCTCGATTGGAGGAGAAGGACAAACAGAAGATCCTGGATACAGTCACCGCTCTGTCACAGGAGCTCAACAGACTGGCTCAGAGTTTGAAGACTTGA